One Mastacembelus armatus chromosome 10, fMasArm1.2, whole genome shotgun sequence DNA window includes the following coding sequences:
- the bend4 gene encoding BEN domain-containing protein 4 translates to MEGEMQPADEGSCAPKMCRQQRGPYSTLKTFQSKRSAGKSRFDRSAVVEVPLFGDGHHFTFHPEQPHPFQPRHQHQHQRLQQLHQTSVAISSSQQHHPTPQQQHRFPCESRPSSRVPTSTSAAAANLGTQQRRASSGGAEPRSSPDCTYGISSENRLILDAFAQQCSRVLSLLNNGRLLEPSSSSFTSNIKLEDGPGEAQGLHCSSLGKSKQEESSSTTDPEEEVQQSHLNQQQTSAILRIFTDSLQNYLLSGPQQQQQQQQQQQQQQHLTAGLEDDQCPTAEPGSGVSPQRHNLGGWGSPTPSESYGHPSSTLPEEEEEEESCCPRCLELEQEVLSLQQENEELRNKLENIPVPCQNVLDYFKTVLEFHNQLVQPMPEEQLTEEEERQTVFEGSKQLLENYPLFITNKQWDEAVNSSKKDGRRLLRYLIRYVFTTDELKFSCGLGKRKRSVHSGEPGLERRPLNPIKVSCLREFIRMHCASNPDWWMPSEEQINKVFSDAVGHARQGRAVGTFLGSSSSSTSSLYMDGFDGHLSQDELYLKGCQNGQSD, encoded by the exons atggagggagagatgCAGCCCGCAGATGAAGGGTCCTGCGCCCCGAAAATGTGCCGACAACAACGGGGTCCGTACAGCACCCTGAAAACCTTCCAGAGCAAGCGCTCGGCGGGCAAGTCGCGCTTTGACAGGTCCGCCGTGGTCGAGGTGCCTCTGTTCGGCGACGGACATCACTTCACTTTCCATCCCGAGCAGCCTCATCCTTTCCAGCCGCGCCATCAGCACCAACACCAGCGtctgcagcagctccaccaaACCAGCGTCGCtatcagcagcagccagcagcatcACCCGAcgcctcagcagcagcatcgGTTCCCATGTGAGAGCAGGCCCAGCAGCAGGGTCCCGACATCCACCTCAGCGGCGGCTGCAAATCTTGGTACCCAGCAGCGACGTGCCAGCAGCGGCGGAGCGGAGCCCAGATCCTCCCCAGACTGCACCTACGGTATCAGCTCAG AGAACCGTCTCATCTTGGATGCCTTTGCCCAGCAGTGCAGCCgagtcctcagcctcctcaaTAATGGCCGTCTCCTGGagccttcttcctcctccttcacctctaACATTAAGCTGGAAGATGGGCCAGGGGAAGCTCAGGGACTTCACTGCTCCTCACTGGGGAAGTCCAAACAAGAGGAGAGCTCTTCCACCACAGACCCAGAGGAGGAGGTCCAACAAAGCCATCTGAACCAGCAACAGACCTCTGCCATTCTCCGCATCTTCACAGACTCCCTACAGAACTATCTCCTCTCAgggcctcagcagcagcagcagcagcagcagcagcagcagcagcagcaacatctgACAGCAGGTCTGGAGGACGACCAGTGTCCAACAGCAGAGCCCGGTTCAGGGGTGTCTCCTCAAAGACACAATCTAGGAGGCTGGGGCTCTCCAACTCCATCAGAGTCGTACGGCCATCCTTCCTCCACActgcctgaggaggaggaagaggaggagagctgCTGTCCACGCTGCTtggagctggagcaggaggTGCTGTCTCTGCAGCAGGAGAACGAGGAGCTTCGTAACAAGCTGGAGAACATCCCAG TTCCCTGCCAAAATGTTCTCGACTACTTCAAGACTGTTCTTGAGTTTCACAACCAGCTGGTTCAGCCGATGCCAGAGGAGCAGCTCACCGAG GAAGAAGAACGGCAAACAGTGTttgag GGCAGTAAACAGCTCCTGGAGAACTACCCTCTCTTCATCACTAATAAGCAGTGGGACGAAGCTGTCAACTCCTCTAAGAAAGATGGCAGACGGCTGCTGCGCTACCTGATCCGCTACGTCTTCACCACAGACGAGCTCAAGTTCTCCTGTGGTTTGGGCAAAAGGAAGCGTTCAGTCCACTCAGGAGAGCCGGGCCTGGAGAGAAGACCACTGAACCCCATCAAAGTCAGCTGCCTCAGAG AGTTTATCCGGATGCACTGTGCCTCAAACCCAGACTGGTGGATGCCCTCAGAGGAGCAGATCAACAAAGTGTTTAGCGATGCCGTGGGTCATGCTCGCCAGGGCCGGGCCGTTGGGACGTTcctgggcagcagcagcagcagcaccagcagcctCTATATGGACGGCTTTGACGGACATCTGTCACAGGATGAGCTGTATTTAAAAGGCTGCCAGAACGGCCAGTCGGATTGA
- the rab11fip5b gene encoding uncharacterized protein rab11fip5b, which produces MMSLIDLDDDQRWVPTHVNVTVLRARGLRTKGKHGSRYLYTIIQVGKDKYTTGLVEKAEVPEWNEECCFELLPGILEDGGRCAYPPGSGDLVLTVMHRVLIGLDVFLGQTIIPLDKIFQDGMCPRDEWFKLNSKAGRKEKERGELQVTVQFTRNNMTASMFDLTIKDKPRSAFGKLKDRVTGRRRGDVESSSAIVPGRYAALSGSLGQPFGEEGVAVVESQDVEIAEEKRSRMKDFFKGKLRKSSDTRSCSSLASESSMSSMASDNPGPPPSLDLLSDPPSSPIYTSKVRVDTHYAETDLAKKVLTSQHTTKVLTHKRAFSDEASKITAFPRTNLTVDSLKGQTMTQSKSSLCINGSHVYDSEPSTPKSSGALPSKLVLLEKCSPLSHSLQNLTKRSEDKGSFGEGRRWSFDKTKKEEKEEEKDPQASSPPVQQDQIEGRPVQAAIPIVSSAVNSPEKGRKLRKTLFSGGRSDSLPAKSDLNQAASTSEGRLRGWFGSGDSQNKPRLEVSPKVESSSDVPPPLPPRSPVPPQCSSPPAGHVSPDDCNHANPFTPSSSPSSTPISPSNPFLPRIQRNPFFEELIAEESQRSPPFAHCSSSGSSPFHYTILPFQPSTPSPAHDVKATNMASIRRERPRPVARQVSLPALLSKTAAIPYSPNHSAPCSMSESAGEWEDSFDAFASSRLNSPKGNVSQKQPRTSPTSCHIDNYGPVNSNTNNHSQVLQICKEELPPLPPRRLLRNSLNEIYSDGWLHRGQELAVHKEAYLLSQTGVASLQRGREGECKRNSISPDLHTNETSDSVGVLSQPYTNITSPGFLCKEKLRKFKYEPLEDDTDCWGGMLFEQDLYGRMCGGNYVQSKVKNPCFSVNTEETLGNKITSQNSGPKMLLDAEISATDLLNMSTTVSPNPDVMVPDITTSPEETGEASSLPETPCINNVSFSLTLGDLNMNVNNSDFSFIDSDGSSQSEANDTLKGIHSMPAEDSQIAVSHEDTTPEELFTLKDTYIPEMNSSFEMTASLNKLCKVSPVCQDNYPDYGCELNNTAPHSDSRVNSREITALSSQNQAPNSPTLETQSSDANRKDDADTKRTQIDFDDNGNLQAEIITPTQTDSSPGVVSARFRPKGVSRQHSRGSPHCQSTSEDKELEQLLALVQNISKVKSEGALSYHPPKPALSSLQTFSKQTDFDLQVDSTKNNQTHHNESNTLQISSKDDTSLLSENCVRGKPSEISFEDFHAKVAPNSRSPSKIQQSLPEPEPSSPSIPPAPSPSADSLADLHPTPFCCPPKHPSSMEPSTGASTTLAVPPYTTSSTDQPLVDARHSLLPEETQPANNLPHQESRPHPVKPLTSGQSEKKEGRSVLEKLKSTIHPGRSTHQVAAEPEKSQEVTVDNSAQYQHLTNMELISLLLQQDMDMQKQQAASKQQEAQLGKCEAELRKVKSQVRDLEDYIDNLLLRIMEQTPTLLQVRSRHK; this is translated from the exons ATGATGTCACTGATCGATCTGGACGACGATCAGCGATGGGTGCCCACTCATGTGAATGTTACAGTCCTCCGCGCaagagggctgcgcaccaagGGCAAGCACGGCAGCCGCTACCTCTACACCATCATCCAGGTGGGGAAAGACAAGTACACCACCGGTCTGGTGGAGAAGGCGGAGGTGCCCGAGTGGAACGAGGAGTGCTGCTTCGAGCTGCTCCCTGGGATCCTGGAGGACGGTGGCCGGTGCGCGTACCCCCCGGGGAGCGGGGACCTGGTCCTCACGGTCATGCACCGGGTGCTCATCGGACTGGACGTGTTTCTCGGTCAAACCATCATTCCCCTCGATAAGATATTTCAGGACGGAATGTGTCCAAGAGACGA ATGGTTCAAGCTCAACTCTAAGGCAGGTAGGAAGGAGAAGGAACGAGGTGAACTTCAGGTGACAGTCCAATTCACCCGCAACAACATGACCGCCAGCATGTTCGACCTCACCATAAAGGACAAACCTCGCTCTGCTTTTGGCAAACTTAAGGATCGTGtcacagggaggaggaggggggatgTGGAGTCCTCCTCAGCCATCGTGCCAGGGCGCTACGCCGCCCTGTCAGGATCCCTGGGGCAGCCTTTTGGAGAGGAAGGCGTAGCGGTGGTGGAGTCACAAGATGTGGAGatagcagaggagaagaggagcagGATGAAAGATTTCTTTAAAGGAAAGCTGCGCAAGTCATCTGACACAAGGTCATGCTCATCCCTGGCTTCAGAGAGCAGCATGTCTTCCATGGCCAGTGATAACCCCGGCCCTCCACCCAGTCTGGATCTGTTGTCGGATCCTCCCAGCTCCCCCATCTACACTAGCAAAGTGAGAGTGGACACCCACTATGCAGAGACAGATTTAGCTAAAAAAG TGCTCACCAGCCAGCACACCACAAAGGTTCTCACACACAAGCGAGCCTTCAGCGACGAAGCTAGCAAGATCACAGCCTTCCCTCGAACAAATCTCACAGTGGATTCTCTGAAGGGTCAAACAATGACTCAGTCCAAGTCTTCCTTATGTATTAATGGAAGCCATGTCTACGACTCCGAGCCTTCAACTCCAAAGAGTTCAGGTGCCCTCCCATCCAAGCTGGTCCTGCTGGAGAAATGCTCCCCCCTCTCTCACTCCCTGCAGAACCTCACCAAGAGAAGCGAGGACAAAGGCTCGTTTGGTGAGGGCCGGCGCTGGTCCTTCGACAAGAcgaagaaagaggaaaaggaggaggaaaaggatcCTCAGGCATCATCTCCTCCAGTTCAGCAAGATCAGATTGAGGGTCGCCCAGTGCAGGCAGCAATACCAATTGTCTCCTCTGCTGTTAACTCACCTGAGAAAGGGAGGAAGCTAAGAAAGACTTTGTTCTCTGGAGGAAGGAGTGATTCTCTCCCTGCTAAGTCAGACCTGAACCAAGCGGCTTCGACATCTGAGGGGAGGCTCAGGGGTTGGTTTGGCTCTGGTGACTCCCAGAACAAGCCGAG GCTGGAAGTTTCTCCTAAGGTAGAAAGCAGCTCAGATGtaccccctcccctccctcctcgcTCACCTGTACCCCCTCAGTGCTCCTCTCCCCCTGCTGGTCATGTCTCACCTGATGACTGCAATCACGCCAACCCCTTcactccttcttcctctccctcctcaacCCCCATCTCCCCCTCTAACCCTTTCCTCCCTCGTATACAGCGCAATCCCTTCTTTGAGGAGCTCATAGCTGAAGAGTCACAGAGGTCCCCCCCTTTTGCACATTGCTCCTCCTCTGGCTCGTCCCCCTTTCATTACACTATTCTGCCCTTTCAGCCCAGCACACCTAGCCCTGCTCATGATGTTAAAGCTACAAACATGGCTTCCATAAGACGGGAGCGCCCCAGGCCTGTGGCTAGACAGGTGTCTCTTCCTGCGTTATTATCTAAAACAGCAGCTATACCCTACTCTCCAAACCACTCTGCCCCTTGCTCCATGTCAGAGAGTGCAGGAGAATGGGAGGACTCATTTGATGCTTTTGCCTCAAGCAGGCTCAACTCACCAAAAGGGAATGTTTCTCAGAAACAGCCCAGAACTAGTCCAACTTCATGCCACATAGATAATTATGGTCCAGTTAATAGTAATACTAATAATCATTCACAAGTTCTGCAAATATGCAAAGAGGAACTTCCACCATTGCCTCCACGGAGACTCTTAAGAAATTCATTGAATGAGATTTATTCTGATGGTTGGCTGCACAGAGGTCAGGAGCTAGCTGTCCATAAAGAAGCCTACCTCCTCTCCCAGACCGGTGTGGCCTCGCTACAGCGTGGAAGAGAAGGGGAATGCAAAAGGAACAGCATATCTCCAGACCTTCACACGAACGAGACCTCTGACTCCGTTGGTGTCCTCTCCCAGCCGTacacaaacatcacatcacCAGGATTCCTGTGCAAAGAAAAGCTCAGAAAGTTCAAATATGAACCTTTGGAAGATGATACTGACTGCTGGGGGGGGATGTTGTTTGAGCAAGATTTGTATGGACGCATGTGTGGAGGAAACTATGTACAATCCAAAGTCAAAAATCCTTGTTTTTCAGTGAACACTGAGGAAACTTTAGGAAATAAGATCACATCTCAGAACTCAGGACCTAAAATGCTACTCGATGCTGAGATATCTGCTACAGACCTTTTAAACATGTCAACTACTGTTTCCCCTAACCCAGACGTAATGGTCCCAGATATTACAACCAGtccagaggagacaggagaggcaTCTAGTCTACCTGAAACCCCATGCATTAACAATGTATCATTCTCTCTAACTTTAGGAGATCTGAACATGAATGTGAATAATTCAGATTTTAGTTTCATTGATTCTGATGGCTCCTCTCAATCAGAGGCAAATGATACCCTCAAAGGCATCCACAGTATGCCTGCAGAAGACTCACAGATAGCTGTTTCCCATGAGGACACCACACCTGAGGAGTTGTTCACTTTAAAGGACACCTACATACCTGAGATGAACTCTTCATTTGAAATGACTGCATCTTTGAATAAACTGTGCAAGGTTTCCCCAGTTTGCCAAGACAATTACCCAGATTATGGATGTGAGTTGAATAACACAGCACCACATAGTGACTCTAGAGTAAACAGCCGAGAGATCACTGCTCTGTCATCACAAAATCAAGCACCTAATTCACCCACCCTTGAAACTCAATCCAGTGATGCTAATAGAAAAGATGACGCTGACACAAAAAGGACACAAATAGACTTTGACGACAACGGCAACCTACAAGCTGAAATAATCACACCTACCCAGACGGACTCCTCTCCTGGTGTGGTTAGTGCACGTTTCAGACCGAAAGGAGTGTCCCGACAGCACAGCAGAGGCAGCCCACACTGCCAAAGCACAAGTGAGGACAAAGAGCTTGAACAGCTTTTGGCTCTagttcaaaacatttcaaaagtcAAAAGTGAAGGAGCACTCTCATATCATCCCCCTAAACCAGCTCTGTCTTCCTTACAGACATTCAGTAAACAGACAGACTTTGATTTGCAAGTAGATAGCACCAAAAACAACCAGACGCATCACAATGAGTCCAACACATTACAAATATCTTCAAAAGACGACACATCACTACTTTCAGAAAACTGTGTAAGAGGAAAACCTTCTGAAATTAGTTTTGAAGACTTCCATGCAAAAGTAGCACCAAACTCAAGAAGCCCGTCAAAGATCCAACAATCTTTGCCAGAGCCCGAACCCTCgtctccctccatccctcctgcACCCTCCCCATCAGCTGATTCACTGGCTGACCTCCACCCTACCCCTTTCTGTTGCCCCCCCAAACATCCCTCAAGCATGGAACCCAGTACTGGAGCCAGCACTACTCTGGCTGTGCCCCCCTACACCACGTCCAGCACTGACCAGCCCCTGGTCGATGCACGGCACTCACTTTTGCCTGAGGAGACACAGCCAGCTAACAACCTGCCCCATCAGGAGAGCAG ACCTCATCCAGTGAAGCCATTAACCTCCGGCCAATCAGAGAAGAAGGAAGGTCGTTCAGTTCTGGAGAAGCTCAAGTCGACCATCCACCCTGGACGCAGCACCCATCAGGTCGCAGCTGAACCTGAGAAGAGTCAG GAGGTAACAGTGGACAACTCAGCCCAGTACCAGCACCTGACCAACATGGAGCTGAtctccctgctgctgcagcaggacaTGGACATGCAGAAACAGCAGGCAGCCTCCAAGCAGCAGGAGGCACAGCTGGGCAAATGTGAGGCAGAGCTGAGAAAGGTTAAGTCACAGGTTCGAGACCTGGAGGACTACATTGATAATCTTTTACTGCGGATCATGGAGCAGACACCCACTCTACTTCAGGTGCGATCCAGACACAAGTGA